ACAGAAGTTTTCCTGCCTACCCAGTAATTCAGGCATGTCTTGCTCTTCCTACACTAATTGATGAATGGATTGAAATGAGAATCTGGCCTCTACAGAGAATACAATCATACAGCAAATGAAACATAAGTGAATTTTCGCTTATGCTCATCGGAATCTCACAGCCCTCCACGCAAATCTGACTAGGGGAACTCAACTCCCGTGAAATTTGGGGCTCCAATCGCACAGGAAACGATCAATCTAGAGCGCCCTAAAGCAGGGCATGCGCATTAGTCCCGTACCCAAATGTTTCCGCCCGGAGGAGCGCGCCCTACCTACGCAGCTAGGGAATACCGCATGAGATTAGGCCAATCGAGATGGAGAGCGGGCATCATTTCCGCGCAACCCTAGATCAAGAGATACGCACGGAGGCGCGGCGAACAGATCTCGCGATGCAGCCAGCGAGGGGAAGGGAGAGGTGGGGAGCTTACGGAAGAGGATGAGGCCCCCGAAGGCGCCGGCGAGGGAGGAGTAGGCGACGCGGCGGATGGAGAGGTCGAGGCAGGCGTCCCACTTGGCGTCGAGGTCGTACCGCGGCGGGATCCCGGACCTGGCGGGCGGGGACGGCTTCGGcgccggggcgggggcggcggcggcgggtggcgcgggcgcgggcgccgcGGCGGCGTTCTCGGGCGACTCCGCCATGggagggaaggagaggagaggaagggacGAGGGTTTCTCGCGACACGGGGAggtggagggggaggaggggaggtgggGTGGGGTGGAGACGCGACGCGAATGGGGGAGAGAAAGGCGGGGGAGGGTGGGGGGTGGGGGCCTGCCTTGCTGGCTTGCTGCTGCGGTCTGGGTTCGTGCGGTGCGGCGGAAGGGTCTGGTTGGGTCGGGTGCGCCGAGCCGGTCGTTTTCATGCTTGGAGTTGGAGAGCACCACATTTTGCAGCCTGTGGTTTTCTAACCTTTTCAAAGAGCGAAATTTCAaatccaaattcaaattcaagtCCCGATGCGAGTGGATTTTCTTTTCCGTTTCATGTTTGCAGCAGGTATATAATTCCTATCCCTGCAAGAAATGAGGTTTCTTAAAGTCGCCGGCATGAATATCTAAGCGTCACGCTAGCACGTTGATATTTTAAAAGGGGCatgggggagggaggagggaggggaggccgttGGACTCTGGACATGATCAAGCATGGCGTATCTCTTTGTCTCTGGCCCCTATATATCCTGTGATTGTGATGGATGTTAACCTGTTCTGCTCTCTCCAAGCAAAAAATTGTCTGGTGTCTGTCCGGTCGCGCAGTCCCCATTGGCCCACGCATTGTACCTTTCCTGCTGCAAGCTCTGTGTGGGTTGTGTTGGAAGTTGGAACTACTCTTAGAAGATAGTCCCTGCTGCTTTCGGACTGCCTGTACTAGCATGGCATGGCGGATGCATGTATATCCCTTTGTGCCACAAGAATCTCTGCCCATGTGATTCGCCGGCCCCCGTTAAATGGGGCAAGCAAAAGTATGCTACTCTTTCGTGGAAGCGGATCCAGTCTCTGTCTCTCAGCAACGGTTGGCCGTGCATCTTCTCTATAGCAATGGTACGCCCCAAAAAGGTGGACTACAAATAAGCCCAGAGAATTCTTTAGAACCTTACTGCGGTGTAGTAAAATACAAGAAATAGTTATTGTCTCTCTTGCAAGATCGCATGTGCGAAGTTTCTGTCTCCCCATGTTGCACAAGCGCAGGTAGCGGGAGCATGCATGACTTTGATCATACTTTGAGCTTCAGAATACGGTCCATCGGCCAAAGTAGAGCAACTTTCTCAAAATCTGTTGTTTTTAATACATGTTTTCAACGTCCTTCAGAATTTTAAAAAGAATGCAACACAAATATGCAAACTCAGGTTGTCACAAAGCTGCCACGACCACGGCCTCACGCGTCGGTGCCCGCGTCGCTCCCCCCCCCCGCCACTCCACCGCCGGCCACGCCACGGGCGCAGCGGTTGGCAAGCAAGCAAGCCCGTCGCCCAACGGGGAGGAGGAGAGGTGGGGTGGAGACGCGACGCAAATGGGGGGAGAAAGTCGGGGGGATGGAAGGGGTGGAGGCTGCCTTGCTTGCTCCTGCGGTCTGGGTTTGATGCGATGGTGGAGGGTCTAGTTGGGTCGGGTGCGCCAAGCTGGTCGTTTTCGTGCTTGGAGAACACGGCATTTCGCACCGGTGGTTTTCTTAACTTTTTATAAATAGcagaatttcaaattcaaattcaaatccaagtcCAGATGCGCACGTTTGGGGCAGTTATTATTTTGTGTGAGTGGCTTTTTTCCGTTTCATGTCTGCGACAAGTGTAATTTCTATCCCTGCAAGAAATGAGTGTTTTTTTATCGAAGTTGTTCGGCATGAATGTTTAGGCGTCACACTAGCACGTTGATATTTCAAAAGGTTCACCGAGAGAAAGAGGGTATGTACTTTACGCCTTCTCTTTCTTCTGTGAAGGCTGGCTCGCCATTGCACAACAAGCCCAGCTTTTGAGGCGGGCACTCCACAGCCCACACTTAGGGCGAGAGGAGAGAAAACGTGCCCAACTCTTCAAACAAGGGTGTCCGGACAATGCAAACGGTCCATCAAATGGAGTGATGATCTTAAAGATATCTATGAGTTCTTTTCTTCTTTAGTGCAATAGCTAGAGTTTAATATAAGAATTCAGTTTTCAAAGTAATGGAAACCATTCTATCTCTCTTTTTTTGGTTGGGAAAACCATTCTCTTATAGAGGAAATGGTTCTATTTCCTTCAAGGAACCAGCGGGAGTTCTGACTTTTCATTTAAAAGAAGAAAATTGACTAGTTAACAAGAAAATTTGGTTGATAACATATACAACTATGCCAGACACACCATCCCCGAGGCTGCACCCCCACCGAGCCGACGATTCCATCACCCGAGCAACCAGAATCGACACTCTACAACACGATCCGGAGCCGCCGCTCCGGCATACAAACCTAACAACGCTCACACACTGGCCCCAAAGCCACGTACCAGACGAGTCGATGACTCTGCCACCCAAGAGACCAGAATTGACACCTACAACACAAAGGCACTCTCCGGAGCCGCTGATTCGGCTTCCACACCGGCCCCGAGGCCGCATACCCGCCTAGCAGAAGGCAAAACTATAAGACAACACAAACCATCGAGCAAGACAGAAGACCGGACAACCAAGGCGATGCCCCCAAGGGGGTAGCGACGGGTAAGACGTCGTCACCCACTTCAGTCAAAACCGAAAGTTTGGATTTTCACCCGGAGAGCTCGAGATCCAACAACCAAGGAGGTGAGTGGGCTCAACaacgacgcctccaagaagggtaACAACGTCCTAGGACATTGTCGTTGCCGACATCGATCGAGGTCACTGCTAGGCATTCAACTGGAGTTAACCTTGCCCAATAACCTTGCATCAAGTTCGGACTTCCAACCAAACCACTATAGTCGTGTGCCACATACAGGGACGGAACGAGGTTTTGACCATAGGGAGAGCAAAGACAATAGTGCAGACCATGCCTTACAAATATTTCATAACTCTTCCAAAATAGACATTGTGCTTATTGCATTTGCAGGTACAAAACTTTTATTTAGAAGCATGACGAATATAAAAATGCATTTTTTTAGGTGGGAACAAAATAAAACCGTCAACATGGCAAATTATGAAAGAAGTTTTAATACAGCATATTATGAACTACAGGAAACTACCGAAATAGCAAATTTATTTTACGAAGAAataaaagaaggctagaaaatacTACTGAAATAGCAAATTTATTTTACGAAGAAataaaagaaggctagaaaattcAGGATCCGAACCTGCGCAGCTGCACATTTGTAGTGATCTTCTGGAGTAAGAAAAAATGCTAtccggagaagaaaagaaaaaacgtCGACAGCAGGATTCGAACCTGCGCAGGCAAAGCCCAACAGATTTCGAGTCTGTCTCCTTAACCACTCGGACATATCGACCTCTCATGCCTGTGAAACAGAACTAATCTTATTCATGCAATGCCTTAGATCCACACTGGGCAGAAACCAAGATGCCCAAACTAGACAGACGCTCCAGTTCATCAGCTAAACAGTAGAGCAAATCAACAGTAAATTCTTTTTCTGTACACACGTTAATTCCTGGCTACCAAAATTTGAGGGGTAAAAAAAATGGCAATAAAACTCTTACACTGAATCTGGTGTGGACATTCTTACACTGAATATTCGTGTACACATTCCTACACTGAATTTGTGCATCAACACATTCTTCCACTATCTACCACTAGTCACTACTACTAGTTACAGGGATTGAATTGTGATACCCTCAAACTAAAATCAAGGTGCTGCAACAGTCTCGATAAACAAAACGGGGCGCAGTGGGGAAGCCCTCTTCGTAACAGATTCTGCATCTAACGAGGAAACTCTGATGAAGCTGCCATCTCTTCCTCCATGGAGTAGCACCTCGTGAGAGTCCGCGATGGCGGATTATCAGCGACGATGCCAAGCTCAACGTTCTTGGCCATGGCCACAGAAGTAGATCTGGGCTTCACTGGAGTTGACAACAATGGCTTGGTGTTGCCGTCCCTTCGCAGCTCCTGTTTGTGTGTTCTAGCAGGCAGCCTCCTAGCTCGCAGCAGTTGCAGCCTTAGctccacttctttcatcttaggccTTTGTCCGCCTCTAGTCCTCAAGCACATCGCGGCGACCGACGCGATCTCGTCGATCTCGCTCTGGCTGGCCTCCTCCACAACTTGAGAATCAATAATATCCATCACGGTTTCGTCTTTGAGCCGTCCAAGGAAGTAATGGCACAAGTTCTGTTGCTCACCAAGACTGTTGAGAAAAATTGGCTTCTTCCTCGTTAAGAGCTCGGCGAGTATCACGCCGAAGCTGTAGACGTCGCTCTTCTCGGTGAGCTGCCCGGTGTAGTAGTACTCCGGGTCTAGGTACCCGAACGTCCCCTGCACGATGGTGACCACGTGAGTCTGGTCGATGGAGATGGACCTGGAGGCGCCGAAGTCTGAGACCTTGGTGGTGAAATTTTCATCCAAGAGTATGTTGGCAGATTTCACATCCCTGTGGAAGATCGGCATCGCGGCGGACGAGTGGAGGTAGGCAAGCGCCCCTGCAGCCTCCAGAGCAACCCTGATACGATCGTCCCACGTCAGCAAGCATTTGGTGCCCGGGTCGCCGTGGAGGAGGTCATGGAGCGTGCCGTTGGAGATGAACTCGTACACGAGAAGCGGCACCTCGGACTCGAGGCAGCACCCGAAGAGCTTCACCACGTTGCGGTGGATGATCTGGGACAGGATGGACACCTCGTTGACGAACTGGTCGATCTCGCTCTGCTCCACCATCTTGGACTTCTTGATGGCCACCACCCGCTGGTCGGATAGAATCCCCTTGTAGACGGTGCCATGGCCTCCGTGCCCGAGGACACGCGTCGGGTCAAAGTCGTTGGTTGCTTTCTCTAGCTCTTCCAAGGAAAATATCCTTGTGCTGTGAGTGACGCTTTCACTGGTGGATGAGATCAGCTGCTCCAGGAGCAGGCCTTTGTTTTTTCTGAAGAATGCCCTTCGGATTTTCCTTTGAGCGCCTCTCTTCAATCTCCTCACTAGTATAATCACACCCAGTGCAAGAGCTAGCACTCCAAAACCACTGCCAATCCCAGTAGAAACCCCTACATGAGTAATTGCAACATATGAAgatttgttttatttttctgaCAATGGGAATGCACAAGACAGCGAACAGCACTGACATACCCAAAATAAGATTTTGCCGCTTATCTGGAGTGCACTGTTTTCCTACAGGATCAAAAGATGTAGCGTGAGGGCAACAACGGAAGCTTCCTTTCAGGTTATAGCATGCCCCATTACAGTTATTGGGTATCAGGCACTCGTCAATATCTGCAGATAGAATGCTAAGATGTAAGCTTGAGTGGATAATATTATCATTTTTGTGGTCCTATTTGCTTTCTACTGATAGTGTCAAAAaaattcttatattatgagaccaGGGGAGTACTAACTAAACACTCCTTAATATCTGCAAACAACATGCCATAAAATTCCATGGATAACATGTCACTTTTCTCGGAATTTCATGTTAAATCTCCATATGTTTGCCGCATACCATAAGACAGAATCCACTGAACTACAGGAACACATACCTGTGCATCCATTTTGGACATAAGGATTTCCTTCAAAGCCAGGAGAGCACTTGCATCGGTAACCAATGTAGAGTTTTCCATGTGTGACACCAATACACTCACTATTCGCGCTACGGCATGCATATGCACTGTCGTTTTTTGCATTTTCACATGTCAGATTGGCCGCAGACCACCTCCAGACACCAAATTCCTCAGATAAATCAGACTTATCCAATCCATATACTAGTTGCTGACCAAAATATCCAGAGCCACCGTAGTATATTGATAGATAATTCATGTTGGCATCTTCAAACTCTGAAAGCTTATTAACATATAGCAGTCCATCATCTAATGAAATATTTGTCACTTCATATTTTACAGGTGGTCTGCCAATAAGAGTGCGATTGGATGCGCAATTCAGTTGAAATCTCCTGGTAGCATAACACCCTGGTTCAAACCCAAAAGGGAAAGGAATGTTTGTGCTACCACATGATCTAGAACAGTTCATTTTGAGGGTATGATTATACTCTGTTAAGTGAAGAAATATCAGTAACCAAACATATGTAATGAGATAACAATCAATGAACAAATGAAGCACTTTATACACCATTTCTTGTTCAAGTCCCTGACTATCATTTCCAGAATGTTCTTAACACATCACataattcatatttttttgaaaaacataATTCATATAATTGGTTGAGCAAACAAATGAAAAAGACTAGGTGTGGAAGGAGGTTGAGTACCTTGTTTGCAATCATCAAGAATGTAGGGATTACCATCATCAGAACTGCCAGAGCAGGTACAATAGTAGCCTCCATTTGCCACATTCTCACAATTGCTACTGCCACAGGCATACCGTGTCTTATCATCCGACCGAGCTTTAGCACAATTGGGATTATCTGTGATCACAGTCGAGAGGTACGCAGCAGAGGAGGCACCAacagtgctcgcatttatcttatCAGACAACAGGTCCGCAATACTAAAGATATACGGGCGGAATGACAAGAAAGCCTTGATGGTGATATTAGCAAAAGGCTGCGGTACTGTCTCATTGTTCTTCACGATGGTCACCCTAAAGCCTCGGAACGGCACGGGGAATGTGACGGTGCAGCAGCCCATGCCGTTGCAGATCCCTCCTCCTTCCGTCACGAGGAGCATGCTCGCCATGGAGGCGCACTTAACCGTGCAGTGGCCGACGAGATCGCCCGTGTCAGGGTGGTACAGGTAGACCCCGATGCCGCAGCCGAGGAACGCCAGGTAGTTGTAGGTCGCAATGTTGAGGTTTCTCCCTGGAGACTCCCAAGACAGGTTGTAGGTGCCAACACCCGGCACCATGGGGATGGTGTACATGATGGAGGCAAGGACGGTTCCTGAAGGGAAGAGGCTGATCACCTGGGTGGTGGTGTTGCCTAGGAAGAGCTTGGGAGGCTTGGTGGTGGTGTCGCAGATGAGGTCGAAGCCTTGCCGGAAGCAGCCTGGCCCGACGCCGAAGGGGTAGGAGATGCTCACATCCCCACAGGTTTTGGGGCAGTGCGCGAGGCTAGGGGCAGATGGAGGATCAGGGACTGCAGGTGCCACCTTGATGTTCATGGCAGTGGGTGCCAAGCTCCACAACCACACCAACAACAGCACCGGCCTCATCCTGGCTAACAGAATTTTGTTTGTAGAACCCAAAAGGTGGGAGAGAACAGAGCACCCTCCCTGTTTTGTATATCAGAAGCCTATCAAAGATGTGATTTGCAGAGAAACCGGAAGACTTTCCCGCCCTCTCCCGTGGGAACTCTGGAAGACTTTCGCGCATATAATAAGTTCTAGAATGCGTTGTCAACAACCGAGCGAAGCACGCCACCATACATGTGTCAAAAAGTAGAACAGGGAATTCCACTTGGTCATGAATTGGCGGTCTGCGTGCGTGCCATACATCAACATCTTGAATACAGGTTTGCTGACTTGTGAGGTCTTGTGCAAGACTTGCTGACCTCTGTTTCTTCTTGGAACCCCGTCATATGTGAACTAGCAACGTTCATACAATTCATCAATGGAGGAGGGAACGCCATCTGTGCTTGGGCGACGCAGGGAACAAGCTTGTGCAAGACTTTTTTGACTTGTGCTAGTAGTTGACAGCCACTGGTGCACAAGAAGGCAAGATGGACACGATGGACGACGCCGATTGTGAAGGCGACTAAATTGTGGATGCAGCATCAAAGACACATGAAGGTGCCCAAGCTTGTGCAAGACTCATGTGACTTGTGCTAGTAGTTGACAGCCACTGTTGTGCAGAGGAAGGCAAGATTTACATTGCACACATACGGTTTCACAATTCACATGGGGGAAATTATTAGGAAGAAGACGCGATGTGATGTGTTGGGAGAAATTACCCACCTGTGGCGGAGAAGATGCGGATAGTCATCCAAGAAGAATGCGTTGGTCGCTGCTTGCCTGCGCCATCGCCGAGAGCGAACGAGCGAGGCAACACGCGCCCCGTCGCTGCTCCCGCCCTGCCGTTCCGGCCGGCCGCGTTGTCCGGGAAGCTGCCGTTGCGGACGGCGGCGATACGCCGAGCCGTACCCGCCTGACTGAGGGGAGGCAGGTCGAGCAGCGCGAGCGGGAGAGGAGGCCAACCGCTAACCCGGACGCGGGGCCACCATcggaggaggagccgccggtggGCGCCGACGCCCGCGAGCTGCTCGGCGGAATGCGGAGGCACGCGCGCGCTCTCTCTTCCCCTCGGTTCCTGCCGACCGTCCTTACTTGGTAGCGACAACGTGGGCCCACAAGCGAATGCATTCGCCATAGTTAcaatttttttctttctaaaacttGTAACTTTATTCGTACTCGTAAAAATTACAGGTACACTGATTTGAGCCTAATATTCAAAAAATTACAAAGTAACTCCGATGACTAAGGTCGTTACCCTTTCTAGGCCACATGTGTTTCCAACCGTCGAGGCCCAGACTGTCCGCAAGAAAAAACGAATCAATTGTTCTAAACAAAAATATATACTCGTGCTAAAAAGGTGCTAAAATGAGAGATCAATGTTAGTCATAGGATACTGATGATGTCAGGTTATATTAATTGACTAACTTTTTTTCCGATGAAATATAGTactattgaagaagaagaagaataagaagaagttgAAGAATTTGGCCTAATGAAGAAGTCAAAGAATGTTCTgaacttcaaaaaatgtttgcattgcACAAagtgttcaaaatttcaaaatatgttcgtgtTTAAAaacaatttcaatttttttttgctaCGGTAGTACCCGGGTTCGCTGCAGTAAATCGGCAGCCACAGTAGCTTGCTCACTCCACTCAGGCTACAATGTGCATGGGCCGGCCCATCAAGATGCCCTTGTGCGGCAGCCAGGTCGGCTTTCAACTCCCGGGCCTAGGCCGACACTTAGAGGGCCTTTTTTTACACCCCGTGAGTAAAGTACAGGTCCATGAAGCACAGTCTCCTTTgcctcaaaaaaaataaaaatgaagcaCAGTCTCCATCGAGAACGGCGCTAGACCCCTCGTTGGAGTTCCACATCCCACACAGGCGTGCCATCGAAGATTACAGGATCTCTATGAATACGTAGCTAGCGATGGTGGCAAAGATGGCGGCCAGGTCACAAACATTTTCCgtacacatgattaacattttgCATACACATAATTAACCTTTTTTCCTATACATGATAAACATTTCTATTTTTTCCGTTCACGTTATACACTTTTCGTATACATCAGGAAACATTTTTCGGTAAACGTTTAACATTTTGCAAATTTTATATAAATTGCAAAAAttttaaaaaggaaaaaatagGGCGCTGCTACGCGTCCACCGGCCAATCCGCGCGGTACGTTCGCCACCTCGATGGCCGTTCGATCTACTCGCGCGCAGCCGTCCGATCGATCTCCCAGCACGCAGTTCGGTCGCCTCCCCCACTCATTAATTCCTGAAACAACGGACGTGTTGCAAAAACAAGCGCTTTGTCCCGGCCCGGATGTACCTGTGCCCAGCGCGGCGCCGCCCCCAACCACTGCAAAATCAGCCGCCGCCGGCGTGGTGGACCTCCACGGCACACCACATCGCGCGCCAGATGGTGGGATCGGACGCCAATCCAGCTCACCGAGGACCCCTGCTTGAAGAACGAGCGCGACCATCTTTCTCAACTCCAAGTGTCGCCGGGGGGCTTCCGCCGCGAGCTGGATCTTCCACTTGGTTCACAAGTCCTTCGGTGGTGTTTCCTAAAGCTCCATCGAGCAGATCCCATCAACAATCTTCGGTGAGATCCTATTCCTGAAACACTAGCTCTGTTCCACTCTGAAACATGAACACCCGTGTGAAAAACAGAGCAATGAGCCTCCCGAATTTTAGTTGCACATGAGCCTCCACATTTCCTGAAACATTAATAATGGCTCTGCAACAATTACTTTGTTGAAAAACCACCGAAGCGTTATTTTTgccagaatttttttaattttgtcTTCAACATTTTTTGCAACATACATGATGTTGCGGGAGGAATTTTGCAAAGATGGTGTTGCGGATTTTTTTTCCGTCTTCACCTTTTTTGCAACATAGATGTGCGGGAGGATTTTTGCAACATGAATAATGTTGCAGAATTTTTTTTCAATGAAAAGATGATGTCGTTTGCGGTGTGAATTAAGAAATTTATGCAACAAAGTCATTGTTACGGGAGTACTTTTGCAACAAAGCCGTTGTTGCGAAAAGTATAAAAAAGCATCCCGGTTGGAGCAACGATGGAGGATGAGAGCGGAGTCTGGAGCGGCGCAACTAGGCTGATGGTGACTGGAGTGGAGCTCGGGCGTGCGTGCTCGAGCAGCAGCCATGGCTGCGAGCGGGCGTAAGGATACGGAGAATACGTAAGGAAAGGATAAGAGGACAAGGACACGTGTTGGACATAGGAGGCGATGGACGTAGTGCGTGTTATCCGCCGACTGAACAATAGCATTTTCCAAAAAAATAGGAATgtgaaggaaaaacaaaaaacacgCACTACATCATTCGGATGCCAGCGTGACACTGCAAGTGGTAACTGGGCCGAGCCAGTTGGGGCTCCTTGTAGGCGAGCTGTGCGTCGGTGTCGATACAGGCGGCACATATCCGCGCCCGGGTTAGCACTAGCGGCAGCGCTTGGGCTGAATTCTAGGAGGGGGGGTTGAATTATATATGTTTTGGGCCAATTTTCCTCGAAATATTGGCCAAATACCCCAGGTTGGCCCATGAGAAGCTCCGCAACTGGTTAGCACAACAGAGCATAGTAAGGGTGGGTATagtaatttttttgcgggaaaaacttccgatctattcattaATTGTCAAGGTAGTACAAAAATGGGCagaagtaaaaattacatccaaatcGATAGACCACATAccgacaactacaagcactgaagcgagccgaaggcgtgccgctgtcatcgcccctccatcaccggagcggggcaaaccttattgtagtagacagtcggaaagtcgtcatgctaaggtcCCAAAGGACCAATGCACCAAAACAACAACCGCCgttgatgaagagaagcgtagatctgGAGGATGCAGCCTGTAGACACCAACATAGACAAATGAAGATCGAATATCGAAGACAAACGCCGACCAAACCACGTGAGATCCGTCGGAGACAAATCTCCACACGCCCTCCGGCATCGCTAGAAGCATCATTGAAACGGGGACTACGTAGGGAGAAActtatttcatcttcagggagccgccgctgcCTTGTCTTCCTAAACAGGACACAAACCCTACCAAATCTCAAAACAAACTCTAAAAATGAAGCCCTCCCGTCGGCAAGGATTGAGATCCGCTGCGTCTCCATGGCCATAAGGCCACGGGAGACGAGGCAGCCCACTGGCTGGATGGCAGGAGGCAACGAAAACCCTAATCGTCTGCCTCACGAGAGCAGCAAAGGGGTACGTGGTGTTGCAGCGAGTATTGTTACTTATGCTGTTGTGTTTTACCAAGACAATCTGGTTCACTTATTCTTCTCAATCTCACGATAATTAACCTAAAGCAATCTGTGCCGATTCTCCAGTGTGCCGTGATGGGCACGGGGAGATTTCTCATTTGCTTAAACGGAGCATTTTTGTGTACCAACCGATTTTTGATTCACCTTCAAatggccatggcttgtgtttgttttGAGCAACACATTGTTGATCTTACTCGCAACAATCTGTGGTGTCTCAGTGCCAAGTTAGTGATAACCTTCTCAATTGTCAAGTATGCCTTTATACAATGGAAGATTTGTACTGTTCTTCTGTGATAAACGCTAGATAGAGTATATCCTTTTTTTTTGAATGAAAAGGGGTTTTCCCCCGCCCCAACTTTATTAAGCCAAGCCAAAACGGCAACCAACATAAGACTGTTTAACAGCGCTCTGCGGCAACCGGAGAGTAGCTGCCACAGACAGAAGAAACAAAGACTGAGCTGCCCTATTACAAGTTTCAAGAAGGTCCAGTTAGGGTACATAACCAGGTGACAGACATGCCAGTCGACACAAATAAGCTAAAATAGCAAACTAGAGAGCATCACCCAGCGGCGCCCCTGGTAGCAGCATCACCGCCACGCGATCCTAAGCAATTCCTTTCTTCGATGATCCAAAAGACTTAAGCACCGGAGAAGAAGCGCACCCTGAGCCTCTGAACATAAGATTTTCCACTGCCTGATCGTTGCCCCCAACAAGTCCAAAACACATCGTATACTTCGCCATCTTCTCCTC
This window of the Triticum aestivum cultivar Chinese Spring chromosome 5D, IWGSC CS RefSeq v2.1, whole genome shotgun sequence genome carries:
- the LOC123123724 gene encoding protein SPIRAL1-like 1; the protein is MAESPENAAAAPAPAPPAAAAPAPAPKPSPPARSGIPPRYDLDAKWDACLDLSIRRVAYSSLAGAFGGLILFRSPTTRWASVALGAGVGIGAAFTECSYIFNGSPPKWSAKASTVPAHSEGGDN
- the LOC123123725 gene encoding wall-associated receptor kinase 4, whose protein sequence is MRPVLLLVWLWSLAPTAMNIKVAPAVPDPPSAPSLAHCPKTCGDVSISYPFGVGPGCFRQGFDLICDTTTKPPKLFLGNTTTQVISLFPSGTVLASIMYTIPMVPGVGTYNLSWESPGRNLNIATYNYLAFLGCGIGVYLYHPDTGDLVGHCTVKCASMASMLLVTEGGGICNGMGCCTVTFPVPFRGFRVTIVKNNETVPQPFANITIKAFLSFRPYIFSIADLLSDKINASTVGASSAAYLSTVITDNPNCAKARSDDKTRYACGSSNCENVANGGYYCTCSGSSDDGNPYILDDCKQEYNHTLKMNCSRSCGSTNIPFPFGFEPGCYATRRFQLNCASNRTLIGRPPVKYEVTNISLDDGLLYVNKLSEFEDANMNYLSIYYGGSGYFGQQLVYGLDKSDLSEEFGVWRWSAANLTCENAKNDSAYACRSANSECIGVTHGKLYIGYRCKCSPGFEGNPYVQNGCTDIDECLIPNNCNGACYNLKGSFRCCPHATSFDPVGKQCTPDKRQNLILGVSTGIGSGFGVLALALGVIILVRRLKRGAQRKIRRAFFRKNKGLLLEQLISSTSESVTHSTRIFSLEELEKATNDFDPTRVLGHGGHGTVYKGILSDQRVVAIKKSKMVEQSEIDQFVNEVSILSQIIHRNVVKLFGCCLESEVPLLVYEFISNGTLHDLLHGDPGTKCLLTWDDRIRVALEAAGALAYLHSSAAMPIFHRDVKSANILLDENFTTKVSDFGASRSISIDQTHVVTIVQGTFGYLDPEYYYTGQLTEKSDVYSFGVILAELLTRKKPIFLNSLGEQQNLCHYFLGRLKDETVMDIIDSQVVEEASQSEIDEIASVAAMCLRTRGGQRPKMKEVELRLQLLRARRLPARTHKQELRRDGNTKPLLSTPVKPRSTSVAMAKNVELGIVADNPPSRTLTRCYSMEEEMAASSEFPR